One genomic segment of Paenibacillus sp. FSL H8-0332 includes these proteins:
- a CDS encoding GTP cyclohydrolase II yields the protein MINPDILSILQNKINRIPMGNSTNILVGPITLPVNLDGETITFKWYSWLNVTDEELQRAEGKEATELLISRLSSMKLADGQQSSVLVYGDFEHSEEALIRMHSICHTGDIFGSKRCDCGFQLHQSMKMIAQHGAGALFYLANHEGRGIGLFSKAMAYLLQEEGYDTVEANLELGFADDSRDYTDAISVLQHLRSHPVTLITNNPKKMEALRAAGMNTVKRVPLWGDVSVFNEKYLRTKVARSGHLEAVPNTDFFEERVAK from the coding sequence ATGATCAACCCAGATATCCTATCTATACTACAGAACAAAATCAACCGGATTCCTATGGGAAACTCCACGAATATATTAGTCGGACCTATTACCCTGCCTGTCAATCTGGACGGGGAGACGATTACTTTCAAATGGTATAGCTGGCTGAACGTGACGGACGAAGAGCTTCAGCGCGCTGAAGGTAAGGAAGCTACCGAGCTGCTCATTAGCCGGTTGTCATCGATGAAGCTTGCGGATGGACAGCAGTCCAGTGTCCTGGTCTACGGAGATTTCGAGCATTCCGAGGAAGCGCTGATCCGGATGCACAGTATTTGCCATACCGGGGATATCTTCGGCAGCAAGCGCTGCGATTGCGGCTTCCAGCTGCACCAGTCGATGAAGATGATTGCGCAGCATGGCGCCGGGGCACTCTTTTATCTGGCGAATCATGAAGGAAGAGGTATTGGTCTGTTCAGCAAAGCGATGGCATATCTTCTTCAGGAAGAAGGGTATGATACCGTAGAGGCCAATCTGGAGCTTGGGTTCGCCGATGATTCCAGAGATTACACGGATGCAATTAGCGTACTTCAGCATCTGCGCAGCCATCCGGTGACCTTGATCACCAACAATCCGAAGAAGATGGAAGCACTTCGGGCTGCCGGAATGAACACGGTGAAGCGGGTGCCGTTATGGGGCGACGTATCGGTCTTCAATGAAAAGTATCTGCGGACCAAAGTGGCCCGTTCCGGACATCTGGAGGCTGTGCCGAACACGGATTTTTTTGAAGAAAGAGTGGCTAAATAA
- a CDS encoding DUF6054 family protein, whose translation MGESYQLNVELQPSEVIMRIKEGMTQRSELLYEELNDLGNGRMIGTLIYERFYFRSRNQAALVIIVDNLRGTGSNVRLIPAGASQGLVLKMDWGAGQSFASTVEEILEDYVVK comes from the coding sequence ATGGGAGAGTCTTATCAACTGAATGTCGAATTGCAGCCGAGTGAAGTAATCATGCGGATCAAAGAGGGGATGACACAGCGGTCGGAGCTTCTGTATGAGGAGCTTAACGACCTGGGGAATGGCCGGATGATCGGGACGCTGATCTATGAACGCTTCTACTTCCGGTCCAGAAATCAGGCGGCGCTGGTAATCATCGTGGATAATCTGCGGGGAACGGGCAGTAATGTCCGTCTCATTCCGGCAGGCGCCTCCCAAGGCCTGGTTCTTAAGATGGATTGGGGCGCAGGCCAGAGTTTCGCATCTACAGTGGAAGAGATCCTTGAAGATTACGTAGTCAAGTAA
- a CDS encoding ABC transporter ATP-binding protein, producing MNAIQVQDLRKTFKVQKNREGLKGAFADLFKRQYSEVTAVKDISFSIPEGEICGYIGENGAGKSTTIKMLTGILVPTAGSLTVGGFVPYEEREKFVQNIGVVFGQRSQLWWDIGVIESFQLLRKVYRVSEQDFKKRLDELVERLELQDLLNRPVRKLSLGQRMRCELVAALLHNPSILFLDEPTIGLDIVVKSEIREFLKDMNREHGTTILLTTHDLQDIEALCSRVIMLDDGRIIYDGGLDELKQRWGTGREVQFQFGTATKLQQLIDWTEGMPVTWTAENELAAKVWIPLELNVSDVLGRVVGQADITDIKIIETNTDDIVRSIYQSGSAEKPEERIAALSDEKEVIHV from the coding sequence ATGAATGCTATTCAAGTGCAGGACTTGCGCAAGACCTTCAAAGTCCAAAAAAACCGCGAGGGCCTCAAAGGGGCCTTCGCTGATTTGTTTAAGCGGCAATATTCCGAAGTAACGGCAGTGAAGGACATCTCGTTCAGCATTCCCGAAGGCGAAATCTGCGGGTACATCGGAGAGAACGGGGCCGGGAAGTCCACAACGATTAAGATGCTTACCGGGATTCTTGTGCCAACCGCCGGCAGTCTGACTGTCGGCGGCTTCGTGCCGTATGAGGAGCGCGAGAAGTTCGTGCAGAACATCGGCGTTGTCTTCGGCCAGCGCAGCCAGCTCTGGTGGGACATCGGTGTGATTGAGTCGTTCCAGCTGCTGCGCAAGGTATACCGCGTGTCCGAGCAGGATTTCAAAAAACGGCTGGATGAGCTGGTAGAACGCCTGGAGCTTCAGGATTTGCTGAACCGTCCAGTCCGCAAACTGAGTCTGGGCCAGCGGATGCGCTGCGAGCTGGTGGCGGCACTGCTGCACAATCCGTCCATTCTGTTCCTGGATGAGCCGACGATCGGTCTCGATATTGTCGTGAAGTCGGAGATCCGTGAATTCCTGAAGGACATGAACCGGGAGCATGGCACAACCATTCTGTTGACGACACATGATCTGCAGGATATCGAAGCGCTCTGTTCGCGGGTGATTATGCTTGATGACGGGCGGATTATCTACGACGGGGGTCTGGATGAGCTGAAGCAGCGCTGGGGAACCGGGCGTGAGGTGCAGTTCCAGTTCGGAACGGCCACGAAGCTGCAGCAGCTGATCGACTGGACGGAAGGCATGCCGGTTACCTGGACCGCAGAGAATGAGCTGGCGGCCAAGGTCTGGATTCCGCTGGAGCTGAATGTATCGGATGTGCTGGGCCGGGTCGTCGGACAGGCAGATATCACAGACATCAAAATCATCGAAACAAATACGGATGACATCGTCCGCAGTATTTACCAGTCAGGCTCAGCAGAGAAGCCGGAGGAGCGGATCGCCGCACTCAGCGATGAGAAAGAGGTTATCCATGTCTGA
- a CDS encoding NAD-dependent epimerase/dehydratase family protein, whose protein sequence is MNLVIGGNGGLGHSITQELLSRGKLVTATYHRSSQALRRLKGPLLTLAAVDVMNEKVLAEVLNGKTTVYFCLNVPYQDWYSFMPEALERVTRLLKTGQTLVFPGNIYGYGKLQYLPADERHPKEARTRKGKLRNQLEKLLETEAAQRGFRYVIPRYPNCYGPNVTNRLFGPIFSGALQARTIKWPVKLDVPHDLVYIRDAARAAVLLAESGEQGEWHVSGSGAIEGRQFLMNIQRAAGSPGKYCAVPGWSVGLAGMFNKEANEFHELLYEFEYPLLLNDNKFMKRFPEYNPTSYKNAIKETIEWFREELG, encoded by the coding sequence ATGAATCTCGTAATTGGGGGCAATGGCGGTCTGGGCCATTCCATCACACAAGAATTACTGTCACGGGGCAAGCTAGTGACGGCTACATACCACCGTTCCAGTCAGGCTCTGCGCAGGCTGAAGGGGCCGCTGCTGACCCTGGCGGCAGTAGATGTAATGAATGAGAAGGTGCTTGCTGAAGTACTTAATGGGAAGACAACTGTCTATTTCTGCCTTAATGTGCCGTATCAGGATTGGTACTCATTCATGCCAGAGGCGCTTGAGCGGGTGACGCGCTTGCTTAAAACTGGTCAGACGCTGGTATTTCCGGGCAATATCTACGGTTACGGCAAGCTCCAATATCTTCCGGCGGATGAACGCCATCCGAAGGAGGCGCGAACCCGCAAGGGGAAGCTGCGGAATCAACTGGAGAAGCTACTTGAGACAGAGGCTGCGCAGCGCGGTTTCCGTTACGTGATTCCGCGATATCCGAATTGTTACGGTCCCAATGTCACGAACCGATTATTCGGACCGATCTTCAGCGGAGCCCTTCAGGCCAGAACGATTAAGTGGCCGGTGAAGCTGGATGTCCCGCATGATCTGGTCTATATCCGCGATGCGGCCAGAGCTGCCGTGCTGCTGGCGGAGAGCGGAGAACAGGGGGAGTGGCATGTGTCCGGCTCCGGCGCTATTGAGGGGCGGCAATTCCTGATGAACATCCAGCGTGCGGCAGGCAGTCCGGGGAAGTACTGTGCGGTGCCGGGCTGGTCAGTCGGATTAGCCGGTATGTTCAATAAGGAAGCTAATGAATTCCATGAGCTTCTGTATGAATTCGAGTATCCTCTGCTGCTGAATGATAATAAATTCATGAAACGGTTTCCTGAATATAATCCGACATCGTATAAAAATGCCATTAAGGAAACCATAGAATGGTTCCGTGAAGAACTGGGATAG
- a CDS encoding ROK family protein, with the protein MDKYIVGIDLGGTNIKAGLFDEHFTALEELSIPTEAQLGPAHVLERIRLAVTQLCAESGTYESQIACMGMGIPGLLDPEEGLSVFSPNFPAWEQVHVVNEMKPYYSFDVYIDNDVRVNLYGEWQRGAGQGHNHLILLTLGTGLGSGMVHDGKVLYGTTFSAGEIGHMNMFRQGRPCRCGSSGCLGRYVSAVGMVNTFKEKLGAGRVSLIQTWTKQDQEQITAKMISEAYDLGDLLAVEVMHETGELLGFGLANVINLLNPELIIIGGGMAAAGDRLLNSVRDTVNAHALKLSASRCRIVQAELGSRAGTLGAAVYAYQKHKHVQLNHSN; encoded by the coding sequence ATGGACAAATACATAGTCGGTATTGACCTGGGCGGAACCAATATAAAGGCAGGCCTATTCGATGAGCATTTCACAGCGCTAGAGGAGCTATCTATACCCACAGAAGCGCAGCTTGGTCCGGCGCATGTGCTGGAGCGGATCAGGCTTGCCGTTACGCAGCTATGTGCAGAAAGCGGGACTTACGAGTCGCAGATTGCCTGTATGGGCATGGGAATTCCTGGCCTGCTCGACCCGGAGGAAGGACTGTCGGTCTTTTCACCGAATTTTCCCGCCTGGGAGCAGGTCCATGTGGTCAACGAAATGAAGCCGTACTACAGCTTCGATGTCTACATAGATAACGATGTGCGGGTTAATCTCTACGGGGAATGGCAACGGGGGGCCGGACAAGGGCATAACCATCTGATCCTGCTTACACTCGGCACAGGCCTCGGCTCAGGGATGGTTCATGACGGCAAGGTGCTCTACGGGACAACCTTCAGCGCTGGTGAAATCGGGCATATGAATATGTTCCGGCAGGGACGGCCCTGCCGCTGCGGAAGCTCTGGATGCCTGGGGCGGTATGTGTCTGCGGTGGGGATGGTGAATACTTTTAAGGAGAAGCTGGGGGCAGGTAGGGTCAGCCTGATTCAGACCTGGACCAAGCAAGACCAGGAGCAGATTACGGCGAAGATGATTTCTGAGGCTTATGATCTGGGAGACCTGCTGGCAGTTGAGGTTATGCATGAGACGGGGGAGCTGCTGGGATTTGGGCTGGCAAATGTGATCAATCTGTTGAACCCGGAGCTGATTATTATCGGGGGCGGCATGGCCGCAGCAGGAGACCGCCTCCTGAATAGTGTCCGCGATACCGTAAATGCCCATGCGCTGAAGCTGTCCGCTAGCCGGTGCCGGATTGTTCAGGCTGAGCTGGGCAGCCGAGCGGGTACGCTGGGTGCGGCTGTGTATGCTTATCAGAAACATAAGCATGTTCAACTAAACCATTCTAATTGA
- a CDS encoding helix-turn-helix transcriptional regulator → MKVSKEMLKGSTGTMILTLLLDRPLYGYELIKELEQRSQGVFALKEGTLYPILHAMESERWVEAYWMEVDGRRRKYYRLLDEGKHKLKEKKAEWALFKGAMDTVLGEGSG, encoded by the coding sequence ATGAAGGTCAGCAAAGAAATGCTGAAGGGGAGCACAGGGACGATGATCCTTACTCTGCTGCTGGACAGGCCGCTGTATGGGTACGAGCTGATTAAGGAGCTGGAGCAGCGCTCGCAGGGAGTTTTTGCCCTGAAGGAGGGTACGCTCTACCCGATTCTACATGCGATGGAGAGTGAACGCTGGGTGGAAGCGTATTGGATGGAGGTAGACGGACGCAGACGCAAGTATTACCGGCTACTGGATGAGGGCAAGCACAAGCTTAAGGAGAAGAAGGCGGAGTGGGCGCTGTTCAAGGGCGCCATGGATACCGTTCTGGGGGAGGGCAGCGGCTGA
- a CDS encoding TetR/AcrR family transcriptional regulator: MSSKHNAREAIVDTASRLFFTQGYHATGLNQIIRDSESPKGSLYYYFPHGKEELALTCINRTSEEVARLLRHYMESEVAPAQAVQNFILSMADEAEKSSFEGLVPFSFWVAVETSCVSHELRTACQCVFKDWQDIIAKRLIREGVQEEAAECKASVVVSLFEGALLQALTCRNIQPLEAAAKCIPAILA, translated from the coding sequence TTGTCGAGCAAGCATAATGCACGTGAAGCCATTGTGGATACGGCTTCGAGGTTGTTTTTTACACAGGGCTATCATGCTACCGGACTGAATCAGATCATCAGAGACAGCGAATCGCCTAAGGGTTCCTTATATTATTATTTCCCCCATGGCAAAGAAGAGCTGGCCCTGACCTGCATTAACCGGACTAGCGAAGAGGTAGCCCGTTTATTGCGCCATTATATGGAGAGTGAAGTGGCACCGGCTCAGGCTGTGCAGAATTTCATTCTGTCCATGGCCGATGAAGCGGAGAAATCCTCTTTTGAAGGACTGGTTCCGTTCAGCTTCTGGGTAGCCGTGGAGACTTCCTGTGTCAGCCATGAGCTGCGCACCGCTTGCCAGTGTGTCTTCAAGGATTGGCAGGATATCATTGCGAAGCGTCTGATCCGGGAGGGGGTACAGGAGGAAGCGGCAGAGTGCAAAGCTTCGGTGGTGGTCTCCTTGTTCGAGGGAGCGCTGCTGCAGGCGTTGACCTGCAGAAATATTCAACCGCTGGAAGCAGCGGCAAAGTGCATTCCGGCAATACTGGCTTAA
- a CDS encoding DHA2 family efflux MFS transporter permease subunit, producing MTDKGSSEPRQFKTLPILISLLIAGFIGMFSETALNVALSDLMNVLQITPSKAQWLTTAYLLTLGILVPISGMLLQWFTTRQLFVAALCFSILGTFLAAIAPNFEFLLTARVVQAMGTALLLPLMFNTILIIIPAEKRGAAMGLIGLVIMVAPAIGPTIAGLLIESLSWHWIFWLSLPFLVIALLSGIFFMQNVTEVTKPKIDVLSIILSSLGFGGIVYGFSSAGEAEGWGSPKVIIAIVIGAIALILFCIRQLTMKQPMIDLRAFKFPMFVVGVLMVFICMMVILSSMLILPMYLQQGQGYSAFKAGLLLLPGGIINGLMSPVMGRLFDKYGPKWLVIPGLVLVAVSLWFFSGITATSTVVFVIVLHSVLMIGISMIMMPAQTNGINQLPLEYYPHGTAIMNTLQQVAGAIGTALAVSIMTSGSKSYMQTVTNPADPLNIGAAFTHGVQNAFIFGMVMAIIGLVIAFFLKRVIISHKAQASMH from the coding sequence ATGACTGACAAGGGGTCAAGCGAACCCCGGCAATTCAAGACTTTACCCATTCTGATCTCCCTGCTGATCGCCGGCTTCATCGGCATGTTCAGTGAGACCGCCCTAAATGTAGCTTTAAGTGATCTTATGAATGTCCTGCAAATTACACCATCGAAGGCGCAGTGGCTGACTACCGCCTATCTGCTGACGCTGGGCATTCTGGTTCCGATCTCCGGGATGCTTCTGCAGTGGTTCACCACAAGACAGTTGTTCGTCGCTGCCCTATGCTTCTCCATTCTTGGCACGTTTCTTGCGGCGATAGCGCCGAATTTCGAGTTTCTGCTCACCGCAAGAGTGGTGCAGGCCATGGGAACCGCGCTGCTCCTGCCGCTGATGTTCAATACGATTCTGATCATCATTCCCGCTGAGAAAAGAGGGGCGGCGATGGGACTTATCGGCTTGGTCATCATGGTAGCTCCAGCGATTGGACCTACAATTGCTGGTCTGCTGATTGAGAGCCTGAGCTGGCACTGGATCTTCTGGCTGTCGTTGCCGTTCCTGGTGATCGCTCTGCTCAGCGGAATCTTCTTCATGCAGAACGTTACGGAAGTGACGAAGCCGAAGATCGATGTTCTGTCCATTATTCTGTCCTCCTTGGGCTTCGGCGGTATTGTCTACGGATTCAGCAGCGCCGGTGAAGCGGAAGGCTGGGGAAGTCCGAAGGTTATAATCGCCATCGTGATCGGTGCGATTGCCCTTATTCTGTTCTGTATCCGCCAGTTGACGATGAAGCAGCCGATGATTGATCTGCGCGCCTTCAAGTTCCCGATGTTCGTGGTTGGGGTACTAATGGTGTTCATCTGTATGATGGTCATTCTCTCCTCGATGCTGATTCTTCCTATGTATCTGCAGCAGGGACAAGGGTATTCAGCCTTCAAGGCAGGATTACTGCTGCTGCCAGGCGGAATTATCAACGGGCTGATGTCGCCGGTCATGGGGCGTCTATTTGATAAATATGGTCCGAAATGGCTGGTTATCCCTGGACTGGTGCTCGTCGCCGTCTCCTTGTGGTTCTTCTCGGGGATTACAGCTACTTCGACCGTTGTCTTCGTGATCGTGCTTCACAGTGTGCTGATGATCGGAATCTCCATGATTATGATGCCTGCACAGACGAATGGTATCAATCAGCTTCCGCTGGAATACTACCCGCATGGTACAGCCATTATGAATACACTCCAGCAGGTGGCGGGTGCGATTGGTACAGCGCTGGCAGTAAGCATCATGACCTCCGGCTCCAAAAGCTACATGCAGACCGTCACTAACCCGGCTGATCCGCTGAACATCGGCGCTGCCTTCACCCATGGGGTGCAGAACGCCTTTATCTTCGGGATGGTCATGGCTATTATAGGTCTGGTAATTGCATTCTTCCTTAAGCGTGTCATCATTTCGCACAAGGCTCAGGCTTCTATGCACTAA
- a CDS encoding helix-turn-helix domain-containing protein: protein MNDFEMCPRFEKAVDVLSKRWVALIVFVLMEGPRRFGEIEHCLSNLSGKVLSDRLKEMEAEGIIQRSVYPEMPVRIEYSLTDKGTALAPILGEIGNWSTDWIEIGVTK, encoded by the coding sequence ATGAATGATTTTGAAATGTGCCCCCGGTTCGAGAAAGCGGTAGATGTGCTTAGCAAGCGGTGGGTAGCCCTGATCGTGTTCGTCCTGATGGAGGGTCCGCGGCGGTTCGGGGAAATCGAGCATTGCTTGTCCAATCTTAGCGGCAAGGTCTTATCTGACCGATTGAAGGAAATGGAGGCTGAAGGGATCATTCAGCGTTCTGTATATCCTGAGATGCCCGTACGAATTGAGTATTCGCTAACCGATAAAGGTACGGCACTGGCTCCCATTCTTGGAGAGATCGGTAACTGGTCTACGGATTGGATCGAGATTGGCGTGACCAAATGA
- a CDS encoding ABC-2 family transporter protein produces the protein MYYLGLLIEYLKNYMKTRLTYRADFWVEVISDLLFQATNFIFILVIFMHTDSLGGWNQNEVVFVYGFFMVPFGVFSCFVNMWGFSERYIVKGEMDRVLTRPAHNLFQIFLENVDPPSLVGSFIGLIVMAISGSNLGLPFEWWTLPMLILLTLSAVAIYTGIYTTLTSLSFYSDAPTGILPLMYNIQTYGRYPVTIYNRAIQVLLTWIIPFAFVGIYPAALFLHRDEMRTMALLTPLVGVVFLSIGLMAWSFGVKQYKGAGS, from the coding sequence ATGTACTACCTGGGCTTATTGATTGAATATCTGAAGAATTATATGAAAACACGGTTAACCTACCGCGCGGATTTCTGGGTGGAGGTCATCTCCGATCTGCTGTTCCAGGCGACGAACTTTATCTTTATCCTGGTCATCTTCATGCATACCGACAGCCTGGGCGGCTGGAATCAGAACGAAGTGGTGTTCGTCTACGGCTTCTTCATGGTGCCGTTCGGCGTGTTCAGCTGCTTCGTCAATATGTGGGGCTTCAGTGAACGGTATATTGTCAAAGGCGAAATGGACCGCGTCCTGACCCGTCCGGCGCATAACCTGTTCCAGATCTTCCTGGAGAATGTGGACCCGCCTTCACTGGTCGGCTCCTTCATCGGGCTGATCGTCATGGCGATCAGCGGCAGCAATCTGGGCCTGCCGTTTGAATGGTGGACCCTGCCGATGCTGATTCTTCTGACTCTCAGCGCAGTAGCCATTTATACGGGGATCTATACGACACTGACCTCGTTGTCGTTCTATTCGGATGCCCCGACAGGCATTCTGCCGCTGATGTATAACATCCAGACGTACGGACGTTATCCGGTAACGATCTATAACCGGGCGATTCAGGTGCTGCTTACCTGGATCATCCCGTTTGCTTTTGTCGGGATCTATCCGGCAGCCTTGTTCCTGCACCGCGATGAGATGCGGACGATGGCGCTGCTGACCCCGCTGGTCGGCGTGGTCTTCCTCAGCATCGGCCTGATGGCTTGGAGCTTCGGCGTCAAGCAGTACAAGGGCGCCGGTTCTTAA
- a CDS encoding ABC-2 family transporter protein — protein MLGAYFDFIRIRFLTMLAYRVNYYSGILIYTLNIGVNYFTWKAIYGNGESLGGFTGAQMTTYVAVSWMARAFYFNNLDREISTDIRDGSIAIQFIRPYNYVLVKMMQGLGEGLFRFMMLMIPGMVIAVLLFPVQLPAEPSAWAGFLVMLFFSFLISSQINIITGLSAFFVENNEGMMRMKRVVVDLFSGLIVPITLFPDWLSSVLKVLPFQAITYLPGSVFTGRVQGVGIWNVLGIQVFWFLLLLIPIVWINHAARKRLFVQGG, from the coding sequence CTGCTTGGCGCTTATTTTGACTTTATTCGTATCCGGTTCCTGACGATGCTTGCTTACCGGGTGAATTACTATTCAGGAATTCTGATCTACACGCTCAATATCGGGGTGAACTATTTCACCTGGAAAGCAATATATGGAAATGGCGAGTCGCTCGGCGGCTTCACCGGGGCGCAGATGACCACGTATGTGGCGGTATCCTGGATGGCGCGGGCCTTCTACTTCAACAATCTGGACCGGGAGATTTCCACCGATATCCGTGACGGAAGCATCGCCATTCAGTTCATCCGTCCTTATAATTATGTTCTGGTTAAAATGATGCAGGGCCTCGGCGAAGGCCTGTTCCGCTTCATGATGCTGATGATCCCGGGCATGGTGATTGCCGTTCTGCTGTTTCCGGTACAGCTGCCTGCTGAGCCTTCGGCTTGGGCCGGGTTCCTGGTCATGCTGTTCTTCAGCTTCCTGATCAGCTCGCAGATTAACATTATTACAGGTCTGTCTGCCTTCTTCGTGGAGAACAATGAGGGGATGATGCGCATGAAGCGTGTGGTCGTGGATCTGTTCTCGGGGCTGATTGTGCCGATTACCTTATTCCCGGACTGGTTGTCCTCCGTGCTTAAGGTGCTTCCCTTCCAAGCGATTACCTATCTGCCGGGTTCTGTATTTACAGGCCGGGTGCAGGGGGTAGGCATCTGGAATGTGCTGGGTATCCAGGTCTTCTGGTTCCTGCTTCTGCTCATTCCGATTGTCTGGATAAATCACGCAGCGCGTAAGCGGCTGTTCGTGCAGGGAGGTTAA
- a CDS encoding DUF4395 domain-containing protein, giving the protein MNQKPTVQGIPRPLVKLNQAFIVISVLLALLTGLHWILVLPLAAGLSGLIFGYNPVIRLSSPLLTKPRSTYVLEDPEQQQFNQKIAVFCLAAGLVSFLAGWTIAGYIFTIMVGIAATVAILGFCIGCFIHYQWRMYTYRRKQAELHK; this is encoded by the coding sequence ATGAATCAAAAGCCTACAGTGCAAGGAATTCCCCGGCCGTTAGTAAAGCTCAATCAGGCCTTCATTGTCATATCTGTATTACTGGCCTTGCTCACAGGCCTCCACTGGATTCTCGTCCTCCCGCTTGCCGCAGGATTATCGGGTCTAATCTTCGGATATAATCCCGTCATCAGGCTGAGCAGCCCACTACTGACCAAGCCGCGTTCTACTTATGTGCTGGAAGATCCGGAGCAGCAGCAATTCAACCAAAAGATTGCCGTCTTCTGTCTGGCGGCCGGACTGGTCAGCTTTCTGGCTGGCTGGACGATCGCCGGATATATCTTCACCATTATGGTTGGAATCGCAGCAACGGTTGCCATACTCGGCTTCTGCATCGGCTGCTTCATTCATTATCAGTGGAGAATGTACACATACAGACGCAAGCAGGCCGAGCTTCACAAATAA
- a CDS encoding ABC transporter permease, whose translation MRTILEMTWKEMLRKKVMLLTLLLTVVFLIAFWFVADTVGTNDPGAGTLGNGSGLFMQFMNGAFILSLGFFFGAFVIAFLAIFSSFSVIAGEAEQGVMQALLPRPLPRWKWYLGRWLGFVTLGTIYALILFTAILLITSAHANVPRDAVVLAKSFLLFASVVPLLISVSMLGSGLFSALGNGVFMTMLYGAGFLGGMVDKLSGSLSLEEDGLKVLNNLTGMISMIMPADTLQRRMTVELFSLKDMNGLVSMNSGALSLMNFNSFPSNTFVVYAVIYTVVIFGLGLLRFQRKDL comes from the coding sequence ATGAGAACCATACTGGAAATGACCTGGAAGGAAATGCTGCGTAAAAAAGTGATGCTGCTAACCCTGCTGCTGACTGTTGTGTTCCTGATTGCCTTCTGGTTCGTGGCGGATACCGTGGGGACGAACGATCCGGGGGCCGGAACGCTGGGGAATGGCAGCGGGTTATTCATGCAGTTCATGAACGGCGCTTTTATTCTAAGTCTGGGCTTCTTCTTCGGCGCGTTCGTTATAGCCTTTCTGGCGATCTTCAGCTCTTTCTCGGTGATAGCAGGTGAAGCGGAGCAGGGGGTCATGCAGGCCCTGTTGCCCCGGCCGCTGCCGCGCTGGAAATGGTATCTTGGCCGCTGGCTGGGCTTCGTTACGCTGGGAACGATCTATGCCCTCATTTTGTTCACTGCGATTCTGCTGATTACAAGTGCCCACGCGAATGTTCCCAGAGATGCGGTCGTGCTGGCGAAGTCATTCCTACTGTTCGCCTCTGTAGTTCCCTTGTTAATCTCCGTCTCCATGCTGGGTTCAGGACTATTCTCGGCCCTTGGCAACGGTGTGTTCATGACGATGCTCTATGGGGCAGGTTTTCTCGGAGGGATGGTAGATAAGCTTAGCGGATCGCTGAGTCTGGAGGAGGATGGACTGAAGGTGCTGAATAATCTGACCGGAATGATCTCGATGATTATGCCCGCAGATACCCTGCAGCGCAGAATGACTGTCGAGCTGTTCAGCTTGAAGGATATGAATGGTCTGGTGTCCATGAATAGCGGGGCGCTTAGTCTGATGAATTTCAATTCATTTCCGTCTAATACCTTTGTCGTATACGCTGTAATCTACACTGTGGTTATCTTTGGGCTGGGGCTTTTGCGCTTTCAGCGTAAGGATCTGTAG